Part of the Tribolium castaneum strain GA2 chromosome 4, icTriCast1.1, whole genome shotgun sequence genome is shown below.
TTTTAAAGTGGATGATAAGTAGAGGATTTGAACGGAACGGTGATCATCACACTTTGTTGTTAGATGGAAATCTAGTACTATTTGGTAAGAAGCACAAACAGACCGTGGATTCGAATGACGTAATGGTAATTTTTCCTTTAAATTAGCGAGAAACTAAGAAAAGTTGCCTTTTGAGATAGCATCAACTTACACACCgaaacgaaaaataaataaatgctaacttgatataataaataaatcgcgTTTTACTGGCTTATCTActcatataagaaaatttataaaccCACAAAACTCACGATTTGCATAAAAGATTTAGCAAAAGATTGGGATTTGGGCAGAACTTGGAACACTATTCATCAAGTTGACACAACTGGAATATTTCTGCTCGTTTTGAGACAAATCACATGAACGCACATGGGCACCAACAACCACGAGAAGTTTGAGAAATAGCCCAGGTGCTAACAAGGAACACTTGTACTTATAAGTTTGGTGCTTAAATAACACCAAAAACATGTTTCTATCtattcttgcaaattttaatatttttaaaaagtttcgcAAAttctaatcaatttttgttttgttgcaGGTAAGGATCGCTTTGTGCAGCTGTGAATGTGTGAGTACATAAAAGTGAAATACGAAACAGTTGTAAGAAAGTGTGAGTGTCGTCTCATATTTCAAACAAGTCTTGTTTGCgtgatataattaataaagtgtgttaaaaataattggcgCGGCAGTTTTTTCGGGATTTGTTATTTAAGTTGTTTTGCTCTTGGTATTCAATTTTACGGTTCGTCTGCTGCTCGTTTGTAAACTTCTTAGGAAGTTAAAGCAAGATCCTACTTGATGTAGACGGAATTTCAAAATAGACTGTGGTTAAAAGTGATTTATGATTGCGTACTTTTACCATTCCTCATAAACAAAATGAGTATTTTTTCGACGTTCTTGAATAAATTACTTGATGAAAAGTGAGTTTAAATTTCGAGGTAACCGTTATCCGGTAACAACGAAACTTGACGTGATCATTAGAGTAACCGCATAAGGGAAGCCTTCGAGCTTTCAAGTTTTAAAATGCAGTGCACACAACTACGGAGATAAAAGTATAGAATATCATTTTTCATGGCACATACCATATGACGTATATGACTGCACACTCCTTAGCATAAGCGAATTTAAATGGAGATGTATACGCTGGTAATTCGCCATTTCCTACCTTAACAAAAGGCAGAAAGTCATATTTGCGACATTAAATAAATGGTTTGTTTATGCCACGCTCTATATTTTATACTTAATAATAGTCACTAACGTTTTATGCAAAGTAAGGTTTTTACGTCGCAAGTGATGATAAAGGGGCTATCGGCGGCCTCGTGCTAGTTTCACTTTTAAATACGTTGTGATAAAACCACAAATATGAAAAAGAAATGCCTGCAGTGtacatttttctaattaaaagcGATCGTGCTCGCGTGCGGGTATATCTTTTCGTAATTATGAGCACCAACGCCTTGCTGACCTTTTATGCGACGTTTTACCACCACATTTCCATTTTTCACTTCTTTTGATCGATTATTGTGCACTATTGTCGACGTCCTGCCGGAAACAATCCATTTTTGAGCCTGATTAAAATTCAAAGTGCGTTCGCAAATACGCATTATTATGCGCGCACCGACTCGAAAGCAAGTATGTTCCTTATTAGGTTTTTCTGCACAAGTTGGGCTAATATTGCATTTAATATGTGTTCATCAACAATAAACCTCTAATTAGCCATGAAAAACACATTTTGCGAGCTCGGGAGTGTAAAACGCCATTAACAGATTAGGGAGGGTGAAAAGTTCTCTAATTGGGGAAAAACATCCATGTACAAAAAGACCATGATATGCGTGCTTTATTTCGCACGGAAAGGGTCACATCGTCCTTAAATAGCTCCACTGTGTAGTGAAATGGAACGAAATATTCGGAGCGTTTCGCTGCCTGTGAGTAGTATAAGCGAACAATTAGTGCTAATGAGGTCATTATCTAATGACCGCTGCAACTTTCTCTTAATGACCGCTACACTTTGGCCGCTACAATTTTGCTATATGTCATACAATATATAAGACCAAagaaaatttaggaaaatattCAGTGTTGTTCTCGTGTTTGTTCTTGAAGAAGACGTCTTGGTGTATTGTGAAATTAAGGtaagttttttaagaaattattttaaatatttattaactgtTGTGAATTTGTGTTAGATGCCTGGAAAACGTGTATCTTCtatgccattgaaaaaatcatctcCGAAGCGTTTTAAAGCCCCAGGTGATGGTGGATGTGTAGAAGAAGAGGAAATTAGTGAATTTACCAACCTGCAACCCTCAACATCTAAGGCAACAGAATCAGGTAAAtactttataatttatataataatagattaatcattaattataatatttacagTGAATGCTTTAAAAAGACGCCTCCCTAACTTCGAAGATGGTCCTTTaggtaattaattacatactCATTTCTATATTATAAATGTACGTGTTTGTAGATACACTTGTAAATCAAATCGGTGCTGGTCAAATTGACGATAATGAagtctttgaaaattttgctgatGGTAAGTAATAGCAACAACTTATTGAATATGTGAATacttcaatattttcttacagaatttaactttattaataaaaatggagaaaatgaatcattcataaaaaagtttaatacaTTAGCGAGACGTATGAGGTTTTCCTTTAAAGATAATGCGCCGGAGAATCCAATTGAATGGATGCAAGTAAGTGTCACGTTATGTTtgtaaattagttaattaattaatgatattttcgtttaatagAATGCAATTGAAGAACTGTTGGCGCACATTTTTAGAGGATTTTCAAGTGATGACTATGTCGGCTTAGTTCTCGAAAATGAAGAATTCCCCGAGCGACCTGTTTACATTTCCTTCCGCAAATTATCCCAATATAATGTCGCAATGGTGATGGAAACTGTAGGAAATGTTCTTCAGAGCAATCGTGCGTTCTTTGTTAATGATCGTTTATCGATACGGGTGGACAGGGTGGCTTTACCTGTGGGAAAAGGATTTCGTACCGCCACCGATGGATTAGCCGTAAGTTATAATGAACATTGTcttagtaaaaattaataaataaataaataaatctaataaatatgatttctgtgattttattttgatttaacccagaatgtgtgtgtgtgtgtgtgtcgCGCCCGTCCCCGCGCCGCCGCCACCCCGTCCCGCGCCCGTCCCCGCGCCGCCGCCACCCCGTCCCGCGCCCGTTCCCGCGCCGCCGCCACCCCGTCCCGCGCCCGTTTCCGCGCCGCCGCCCCGTCGTCCGCGCCGCGCCCCGTCCGCGTCATGCTGGTGAGTAACGAGATATaaggaaagaaagaaaaaacatgGATCTTGCAAagtctttatttattcatgaaatatttgttaaacattttgttgCATAGTTTGTCATTATTGTGAAAATCTTTGTTAAATAACTTTAGAAAATCATCAACAGAATTGCCTAATGCGtagtttaaaagaaataaagtaCAGTATTTGCCACAGACGGTTgaagaaaaatcttgaatTTGAGAAATATTGTAAGACCACATCATAgcattttttctaagaaattttaaaatattcggAGGCGGCTGATTTCCAAAACTATCAAAGAAGTATGCGAAACCAAATTTATCAATGTAAACAGCCATCCAATGACTACCCGGGAGGTAATCAGGGTCTCTGTTGATAATAACCATAGAGGGTCTGGTGATTAGGACAGGTAGAGTGTTATACGCAGAAACAAGAACGTGGTGTCTTTTCTTCCGAGAGATCATCTCCAGACACGTTTTGAGTTGTAAAGTATTCATTGTACCAACTAGCCAAGTTTTGTACGTTTTGAACAGCGCACACCGAATCGCTGATTATATGATTCACACAACAATTCGTATCAAAATGTTCTCTCAAGTAACGAAGCGATGGACACTCTAAATCTTCAATGTTTAcaatttgactttttggtAAACGTTTCAAAAGTAGACGCTTCTTATCTATTCCTTTCACGTATATacactttgaatttttcgtaGTTTCATTCAATATTTCAGACAACTTTTCGTAGTCGTAATTACCGCAGTTCCAAGAAAGCCCGTGAAAGTTATTCGTCAACCAATCGGCTTGCTTCTGATAACGATGCGGTAAGGTTGAAAGATCATCGGGtggtttaaacaaaaagaTGTCTGGTGCGCTTTTGTTCGTATTAAATACAGCTAATTCTTTTATGGTTAAAGTTTCGGTACAATTACCGTAATTGAACCCTTGAAAATCCACAAACACAACCATTTCGGATGACGGGTAAAATGAAAgtagcaaatttttcatttgtaatagcaatttatttatcacttaTATAAATTTATCAACTACTATAATCTACAATTACATTacgttttttatcaatttctatTACACTATCAAATTCACCATACACTAAACAATTGACAGTTTCTGTAAGAGCAGTGTTAAAACCAACTTCTATTCGTAAACTTCCGTTCTTTATCAAATTCCATGAAAGAGCATTATGCGATGATAAGTCAGGTGTCAAATCAAAAACAGCTATTGAATATCCATCAGCATAATTATCACGTGAAATCCCATTTCCAGTGTTTAGAAAATGTATACCAGTACCAGAAAATAATGTGTGGTACATTGAAACAAATTTCTTATTTGGACCGATAAATGTAGGTTGTAAGGGTTTACTAGGAATTTGGTTACCATCCACGTACAAGGATAGATAGTTTAAACCaaagttttcgaaattaaatggATTTAAGGAATAATCACCGTTAAATGCTTTATTTGTCACAAAGCACAATGCACATCTTTTTGGAAGTTGGCCCAAATAAACATTATCCAATGATTTTCCTTGTACTCCTTGCGGTATAGTCAAAACCTTTAATTCTGTTCGCGTAATTGGATATTTTGCAGTTGAAAGCTCTAAAGCCTTTGCATGCGCAAGTAATACGCTTGGATTTATCCGATTTCTTCTAATCATTAGAGTTGCATcagtaatttgaatttttccattAAGATTATTTGATGACATCAATGCAAAACTATCACGAGAACGTACAAATTTTAATCTCATTTCTACAccgttgattaaaaatttttcttgattaAATATATCACAATTTAAGTGACCAATAAGATCGACTTCTTTACTCGTCGACGTTAGTTTGAGTCTATTGGCGAATCCACTGTTCTCATTGGTTACTACATTCATTTTGCCTGCCGTATCGGCGTACCATAATCCACAAGTTAAATGGGAATTCTTCGCCCCTGAGTCataatttaaaagtgtctccaaataacatttataagcGTATGTATTATTTGGTGGTGAAATCAGTTTTTGATTTAGGTATACATCAACTTGACTAAACATTGAGTGGAGAATATTATTAACTGGACCAATTGTATCTTCAGCGGTATAATTACTACCGTCATCTTTgcatattttaatacaaagtgAAAGTAAAGTTTGCGATAAATCTATATAGTCTTCACCACCTGGTATTACAAATTCTAAAGGACTATTTTCAGATATACTAGATACAGTTTTGTAATGAACCCATTGACCGCTTTCGATGCTTGTTTGAGTTGGCGGTAAAGCAAAAAGATCCAATTCACTTTTCGCGCACTCACAACTATGAGGATGTAAAAACGACATTCTAGCTAAAGATATCTTGATGTTTAATAACTGAACTCGTTTTACACTTCTTTGCAGAACGACGTGAAGAACTATTCTGACTTTTATTTTGTACTAGCCTTCTTTTTATAGATCCAGATCCTACCAAGTTGTCTAATTTATCTTGAGCTTTtcgtttcaaattttcaactgACTCATTTACACGTGTCTTGAATGCATCCTTTACAGGCACCTCATTAACAATGTCGCCAAGAAAATTTGAACCAGTGCGTAGTGTTTCCTTACCAATTGTTTTAACACCACTCTTTATTAACGGCATTACCGTACGAAAAAGTCCCCGTAAAAAACTACCAATACCATAACCCTTTTGGTAACTAATTCCTTTGTAAATAGCACCTACACCTGAACCAGCTTGATTGATGTAGTAATCGTGATAATGACATGAAGGcattacgaaatttttttaaaatgaagttTAACGCACACTGTTCCAAACTGAAATGGCACTTTCTCACCAGTTGCACTTCTTATATCAATTTCAATGTTTTCAAATTCCCTTTTCAACAGAGGCACGTAATGCGGATGCGAAAATAATTGCGTATGATGTGTACCGTAAATGTAGTGTTTATTATCGATAACAACGATTCGAATTACTTTTGCCATTATATCGCCCACCAATTGTGGTTCAATTATATCACTGTATACGAAAAGTTGTGAAGGCAAACCCAACATAATGTTTGCTGGATGTGTTGAAGTTTTACTCAGTACATTTGTATCCGGTTGAAAACCTAATTGTAGACTTAATGTCGGTGAAAATGATAGACTTGTCAGATATTTGCTACTGCTTGTTACAGTTACTCTTTTTGAACCATCATTTAATCTGAACTCAAcattatcttttactaaaactcTTACCGAGTTTAGAGCATCCACAATAGATTCGATCGTTTCGTAGTTACCAGCTTCAAGCTTAGTCTTATATTTCGTCATAATTACATCGTGTTCAAATGTGATCGTTTTCATTTTAAGATCGCGCATGAATTCTTTCGAAGACTTGTATTTCCTTCTTCGAACCTGATCATCGATCCATGTCGCAAAACGGGGATCTTTAAACAATATGTCAATGgctttttcacctttttgcaTAATCGCCGATAAACTAAATTCAAAAGAgcagtaaataatattttcaccACTGTTGATGGTTAAGAAGGAACACGGATACTGTATTTCCGAAAGTCCCACACACCATTCACCATCCAAATGAACAGTTTTTGGAAGTTGTGTGCAAAAGTGCGTTGTTGTATTTTCGGGAAAGTAATTGGTTGAGCTGTTTGATaccaaagttaaataaaattcgttattcATATCGATGTAAGGGAACTGCA
Proteins encoded:
- the LOC103313123 gene encoding uncharacterized protein LOC103313123, which gives rise to MPGKRVSSMPLKKSSPKRFKAPGDGGCVEEEEISEFTNLQPSTSKATESVNALKRRLPNFEDGPLDTLVNQIGAGQIDDNEVFENFADEFNFINKNGENESFIKKFNTLARRMRFSFKDNAPENPIEWMQNAIEELLAHIFRGFSSDDYVGLVLENEEFPERPVYISFRKLSQYNVAMVMETVGNVLQSNRAFFVNDRLSIRVDRVALPVGKGFRTATDGLAVSYNEHCLSKN